A genomic region of Rhipicephalus sanguineus isolate Rsan-2018 chromosome 3, BIME_Rsan_1.4, whole genome shotgun sequence contains the following coding sequences:
- the LOC119385597 gene encoding uncharacterized protein LOC119385597, whose protein sequence is MSDQQGSPHAEEGHDAVEGVGNITSLSTEPQPKGNLLIPVTGEGGGDLTEVISTEEKASASIPVISQDTEVFTDVIDNEPPKEASSTIPVISQDTEVFTDVIDNEPPKEASSTIPVISRDTEVFTDVIDNEPTKEASSSIPVISQDTEVFTDVIDNEPTKEASSSIPVISQDTEVFTEVIDNEPPKDASSTIPVISQDTEVFTEVIDNEPPKEASSTIPVISQDTEVFTEVIDNEPPKEASSTIPVISQDTEVFTDVIDNEPTKEASSSIPETGGDSEVFTDVITSEQSPVETAASSMLVTHTSSATYTEVISSEQSPAELHSSSMPVTSAGSEMFTEVITSEQYPPQVALVSIPITSEDDEEFTDVFSSEQTSTEIAFALVNITSMNSEAFTEVISSEQHTVETVSASIPLTSGDGETSTEAISTEQNPAQMISSEMLVTASDLMNVTEEITAASKPSSTETTDNSSALESTAILVTSGETDQLTNTIEDLDSPAATSSEIITAADLVTFTEEVRK, encoded by the exons ATGTCTGACCAACAGGGAAGCCCTCATGCCGAAGAAG GTCACGATGCTGTCGAAGGAGTGGGAAACATCACAAGCCTAAGCACTGAACCACAGCCCAAGGGCAACCTGCTG ATACCTGTCACCGGTGAGGGTGGTGGGGACCTCACGGAGGTTATTAGCACCGAAGAAAAGGCCTCGGCCTCCATTCCAGTAATTAGCCAGGACACCGAAGTGTTTACGGACGTCATTGACAATGAGCCCCCAAAAGAGGCCTCGTCCACCATTCCGGTAATTAGCCAGGACACTGAAGTGTTTACGGACGTCATTGACAATGAGCCCCCAAAAGAGGCCTCGTCCACCATTCCGGTAATTAGCCGGGACACCGAAGTGTTTACGGACGTCATTGACAATGAGCCCACAAAAGAGGCCTCGTCATCCATTCCGGTAATTAGCCAGGACACCGAAGTGTTTACTGACGTCATTGACAATGAGCCCACAAAAGAGGCCTCGTCATCCATTCCAGTAATTAGCCAGGACACCGAAGTTTTTACGGAAGTCATTGACAATGAGCCCCCAAAAGATGCCTCGTCCACCATTCCGGTAATTAGCCAGGACACCGAAGTTTTTACGGAAGTCATTGACAATGAGCCCCCAAAAGAGGCCTCGTCCACCATTCCGGTAATTAGCCAGGACACCGAAGTTTTTACGGAAGTCATTGACAATGAGCCCCCAAAAGAGGCCTCGTCCACCATTCCGGTAATTAGCCAGGACACTGAAGTGTTTACGGACGTCATTGACAATGAACCCACAAAAGAGGCCTCGTCCTCCATTCCGGAAACTGGCGGTGACAGTGAGGTGTTCACAGACGTCATTACCAGCGAGCAGAGCCCCGTGGAAACAGCGGCGTCCTCGATGCTGGTAACGCACACGAGCAGCGCTACATACACGGAAGTAATAAGTAGCGAGCAGAGCCCCGCAGAGCTGCACTCATCATCAATGCCAGTCACCAGTGCGGGAAGCGAGATGTTCACTGAAGTAATTACTAGCGAGCAGTACCCTCCGCAAGTGGCGTTGGTATCAATACCAATTACAAGCGAGGATGATGAGGAATTCACGGACGTGTTTAGCAGCGAGCAGACATCTACGGAAATTGCGTTTGCATTGGTTAACATCACCAGTATGAATAGTGAGGCATTTACGGAAGTGATTAGTAGCGAGCAGCACACCGTGGAAACAGTCTCGGCGTCGATACCACTCACGAGCGGGGATGGCGAGACATCCACGGAAGCGATTAGCACCGAGCAAAACCCAGCGCAGATGATCTCGAGCGAGATGCTAGTCACGGCCTCTGATTTGATGAACGTCACGGAGGAGATCACGGCTGCATCTAAACCGAGCTCAACGGAAACGACG GACAATTCTTCCGCACTCGAGTCAACAGCCATATTGGTCACAAGCGGCGAAACCGATCAGCTCACGAATACCATAGAAGATCTGGATTCGCCTGCCGCCACATCTTCTGAGATAATCACTGCTGCAGATCTGGTCACGTTTACGGAGGAG GTGCGGAAGTGA